The region TCCCCTTACTTTTGATCCCCATTCTGCCGAATCTCTGGGGCATCTGGCATACGTTCCGCAACGATTTCGAGACGCCCCAGGAAAAAATGCTCTGGATCTGGCTGAATACCCTTGTTCCGGTCCTCGGAGGCGTGCTCTACCTGCTCATCGGTCGCCGACGGATAAAAAAAGGAAACGATCAATGATCCGACTCCATCGCTTTCTTGCGCTTGTCCTTCTGGCCCTTTCCCCCCTTTGTCTTTCCTGCATGGCCGGCAAGCAGGACATCGACTCCCTCAGATCGTCCATGTACGGAATGCAACAGGCCCAGCAGGCCGAAAATGAGAGACTCAACCAACGGATGGACGAACTCGAGACTCAATTTTCCGGTATCCGTTCCGAGCTTGACCGGACTCTGGCCGACTCGACCCAAACCGTCCGAAGCAATCAGGCCAACCAATGGGCTGAGATCGAGTCCCTCCGATTGGAAGTGGCACGAATTCTGGGCCGTATGGAGGAAACTCAGCGATCCTTCTCCGGCACAACCAGGTCGAACGAAGTTGAAGGCCAGCGGCTGGCCGTTCTTGAAAATCGGATCAAGGCCTTGGAAGGACGGCTGGAAGAAATCCAAAGTCAACTCGGTTTGGAACGCGAAGGCCAAGCTCTGGTAAAGCATCAGGACACTCCGGATGTTCCCGCACCAGCCTCTCCGCCTCTGATTGCCCCCATACCCGGATACAACTCTGCCGAAACTCTCTACAAAAAGGCGCTGGAATCCTTCTATGAAAAAAATTACGATGCAGCCCTCTCCATGTGGACTGAATTCGTCAGGGCCTTCCCGGACAACGCATTGGTCTCCAACGCCATCTTTTGGCAAGGGGAGTGCCACTACCAGAAAGGTGACTTCGCAAACTCCGTCCTCTCGTACCAGAAAGTCATCGAGGAGCATGCCGAAAGCAACAAGTACCGCCCGGCACTCCTCAAACAGGGTATGGCCTTCTTCAAGATGGGCAAGGACAAGGCCGGAACCCTTGTTCTCCAGGATCTGATCAAAAAATTTCCGGACTCGGTGGAGGCCAGAAGGGCCAAGGGATTTCTGAAAAGTTCTTGACCAACAACCATGACAGCGACAGAGGACAGCGCAGCATGACCGAAAACCGGGAATTCAAAAGAATCGTCATCCTCTCCTTTCCACCCTCTATATCGGGCTCTCCAGTGGTCAGCACCCTGACCCTACGGTACGGCTTGATCTTTAACATCCTCAAGGCCAACATCAACCCGCGCCAGGAAGGGTCCATGACTCTGGAACTGTCCGGCACCGAGGAAAATTGCGCCCAAGGGATTTCCTATCTCCAGGAAAAAGGCATTGAAGTCGTGCCCGTGGCCCAGCGCATTTCCCGGGATGACGAATCGTGTATGCACTGCGGCCTCTGTACCTCGGTGTGTCCGACCAGGGCTTTGGCCGTCGATCTGGAGACCAGACTGGTCACATTCAACGTGGACCGGTGCTCTGCCTGCGGCATGTGCACCCGGGTCTGCCCGGTCAAGGCCATGCATGTCGAAAGCGACAGCGACATCTGATCCGGTTTCAAGGCCCAAAGACCGGTCTCGCAACCGATAGAGGAGGGAAGCATGAATGATCAGAACAGGACCTTTTCCCGGGTTCCCACCCGCATCAAGGGGCACGCCCGACTGGTCCCCGGTCCAGAGGTCCAGCCGATGTTCAGCGGGTGCGCGGCATGCAATCTGGACATCACCTCGGATATTCTGGCCGGATCTGGCTTTCCTCCCCAGGCGGCCAAGCTCCTCTCAGCCATGAACACCAAAATCGACATGATTCTCGGACACCTCGACCAGCAGGACGTCCGTGATGACTATCCGCTTGGCATGGATATCGTCGAACTGAGTGCTGCCGGACTCAAGTTCATGTCCGAACGAAAATTCACCATCGACGAACACCTCGAGGCTGTTCTGATTCTGAGCAGATATCCTTTGCGCATGGCCGGAGTGGTCGGCACCGTGGTTCGTGAGGAATCCTGGAACGACAACCCGCTCTATGTCGTCGGGTTCACGAACCTGCGGGAACAGGACCGAGAGGCCATCATCCAATTCGTCTTTCAGGAGCAGAGGGAAATCATCAGGAGGGGAAAGCATGCTGAATGAAAGCACATTGAGCCTTCTGAGTCATTTCAGACGACAGGCCTGGTCCGTGTGCGGGGCACTGCTGCCCGGCATGGTACACAACGCCAACAACATGTGCCATGTCATCGATATGCAGATAGAGCTCCTCCAGTCCAAGATCCGGAACAGGCCGGAGACCCCCATTCAAGACCAGGCCACCAAATTCGAACGCATCGCCTCCGGCTCCAGGCAGCTCATGGGACTTTTGGCCATCCTCGGCCAGCGACAGACCTATGTCTCCGAGCAGGATACCCAAATCGAGTCCGGCGAATACCTGAACTGGCTGACTGCCTTCTGGCAGAGCGACCTGACCTTCAAGCACAAGACCGCTCCAGAGAATACTGTCAAACCTGGAACCCCGAACCTCGTTCTCCCCCCTCTTCTCTTGACCTGCACCTTGGAGGCGATCCTTCTCCAGGCCCTGGAAGGCGCCAGAAACCACGAGGGAGGCCGCCTGCCCTTCGTCTTCACAGCAACGCCCTGGAGCCATGGGGCCGCGTTTTCCCTGGCTGTTCCGGCATCGCCGGGTTTCACGTCCCGGCCCACGGACACAACCGATGGCTTGACTCTCGAGGCCGT is a window of Deltaproteobacteria bacterium DNA encoding:
- a CDS encoding PLDc_N domain-containing protein encodes the protein MLPIPHDKLLLAIPLLLIPILPNLWGIWHTFRNDFETPQEKMLWIWLNTLVPVLGGVLYLLIGRRRIKKGNDQ
- a CDS encoding PilZ domain-containing protein, producing MNDQNRTFSRVPTRIKGHARLVPGPEVQPMFSGCAACNLDITSDILAGSGFPPQAAKLLSAMNTKIDMILGHLDQQDVRDDYPLGMDIVELSAAGLKFMSERKFTIDEHLEAVLILSRYPLRMAGVVGTVVREESWNDNPLYVVGFTNLREQDREAIIQFVFQEQREIIRRGKHAE
- a CDS encoding 4Fe-4S dicluster domain-containing protein; this encodes MTENREFKRIVILSFPPSISGSPVVSTLTLRYGLIFNILKANINPRQEGSMTLELSGTEENCAQGISYLQEKGIEVVPVAQRISRDDESCMHCGLCTSVCPTRALAVDLETRLVTFNVDRCSACGMCTRVCPVKAMHVESDSDI
- a CDS encoding tetratricopeptide repeat protein, whose protein sequence is MIRLHRFLALVLLALSPLCLSCMAGKQDIDSLRSSMYGMQQAQQAENERLNQRMDELETQFSGIRSELDRTLADSTQTVRSNQANQWAEIESLRLEVARILGRMEETQRSFSGTTRSNEVEGQRLAVLENRIKALEGRLEEIQSQLGLEREGQALVKHQDTPDVPAPASPPLIAPIPGYNSAETLYKKALESFYEKNYDAALSMWTEFVRAFPDNALVSNAIFWQGECHYQKGDFANSVLSYQKVIEEHAESNKYRPALLKQGMAFFKMGKDKAGTLVLQDLIKKFPDSVEARRAKGFLKSS